AACAGGAACACACTCTTCTTCGGTCACGCCTGGATAAACGGTCGATTCATAAATAACCACATCCCCTTTTTTTAGATAGCGTCCAATATTTTCAGAGGCTTTTAGCATGGGCGTCAATACAGGCCTATTGTGTTTATCAGTAGGTGTTGGAACAGTAACGATGTAGATATGGCAATCTGAGAGAAACTCACTGTCAAATGTTGGGAATAACCCTTGATCACCCGGGGATTGAGCCGTTGATTTTAATACCTCCTGTAGGTGATGATCCTCTACTTCTAGCGTTAAATCTTTTCCATTTTTGAGCTCAGAAACCCGCTTTTGATCAATATCAAAACCAATTACAGGGAATTTTCTTGCAAACTCTACAGCCAGGGGTAGACCAACATATCCAAGTCCAATGACCGCGATTTTTGATTGCGAAATAGGAGTTAACATGATTCTTAATTAAAAATTTTTAATTCTAAAGCTTCGCCCTTTCAGTCCCAAGAACTTAGCAATTTCCCTTACTTAAATGCTAAGCCGTCTTTTTAAATCTTTACCAGAAACAATTAAAAAGGAAAAGCTCAATAAGAAAAGAAAGGGGATTAAAATGAGTACCAAAATTACTCGTTTTATTGTTTAGGCAAACAAATCCGTTGAAATTGAAACGGATATTTGATTAATTTTTAGACAATGCATAAATCAAATGAACCTGAGCAAACAAAGCCAAGGATCGCGGAGCATTATCAAAATCCTCACTCGAAAATCTTCCCTCCTGCCATTGATAATTTTGAGATTGGATCAGTTGAACTTTTGTCCCTATCAAAAAAGAATCAAACTGCTCATCCCATAATAAGCCTAGGCTGTAATCAATCCAAGGTCTTTGATCCGAATTTTGTCCAAATGCACGATAGAAAAAGTCTTGATGATTAGCCAGGCGCTCAAGTACTATCCCTCTTTTTTTTATTCCATCAACCATGGAAACTTCCATAGTTTGGACATTTGATCCAACTCCCTGACCTACTCCTAAAGATTCTCCTCGATTGACGAATCCACGAGCTAAACTATGAGTATGCCAAGTCTGATTTCCAGTCAGTCCAAGATATCGGATATATCGATTGACGGATTCCTGCTGATGGGTAACCTCTCCTTTGATTGAAAGAAGCTTCTCCTCCGAAAGAGGAATTAATTTCGAAAAACCCATCAAATAAGCTCTGGCATGCTCTGGGTTGAGTAAAAATTCCCTCCAATTAAAATTATGGTCTCTTCTACCAAACTCAGAGTATACTTCAAACTTTCCTTTGGTCGAAAAAAATCGAAACGAAATAGCCACTTGTTGATCTTGCCCTTTGCTATCGTAAATCACAGTATTTCCATTTTGGAAAAATGTTTCCTTTTGAAACACTTCAAAAATGGGGAACCAATCTTCAAATTTATTCCCTCTCAATCTATTGTATTGTTGGAAAGTCCTGGAAAAGCCGACCGTAAATCCTTTAAGAAAACTAGGCTGATAAGCGAGGTGAATTCCATTTAAGTATCTCCAATCTCCATTGAACTTTCTAAAATATCGTTGATTCCAATCCAAATTCTGTGAGGGTGGAAGCATACTATTTTCCAATCTTCCAAGAATAACCTGACCCTCAAATGTTCCTAAAAAAGTCTTTGCAGGCCTTCTTGTTTCAAGTTTTAAATGAGGAAATCCTTCCGCGTTGTTGCTAAAAATCAAAGAATTGAATTGTCCAGGACCCCACCAAATATTTTCAGTCGATAGCCCTAATGCGAATGGCCCTACTTCAAGTTTGATGGAGGATTGTCCCCACCAAAATCTGGAAATGGGATCAGCTCCAAACCTTTCCGGATGATCTCCATTGTTCCAGTAAAAAAATCTGGCTCTAACAGCGCTGAGAGGCATTCCTTCGCCAAAACCTTGAAATGATTTATTTTGAGCATAAATAAATTCAGGTTGAAACTGAATTGTCAAAAATTTAGCCCGAGCATAAAAGCCTGTGCTAAAATACGTCTGGAAACCAACATTTGGCAATAAGCCTCTGTTTCCCCAACCATAAGGCCTTTTTGAATTAAATACACCACTTAGCACCACAGGAAGTGGTACCAACTCAAATGATTTTTTTGAAATTTCTGGATCTAAAGATATCCCATCCAAAATTTCCTGATCCACCTGAGACCAGCTTATGGGCCTGAGATAAAACGAATAAGGAGAGGTTAATTTTCCTAGTAGTTGTTGCCTTCGAATATGCTCCTCCAGTATTGGCATGCCCGCATTCAATTGTTGGGCAAGTAGTTCGATTGAACCTAGAATCATCCAGCACGCCAGCAAAAGTAACTTCAACCTCCCCATCAACACACCTTACTTTCTTCCTGCAGTTTTACCTAAAAAAACCTGAACTGACTCCATGGCTTCAACCCATCTCAACCTAATCCTAAGATTTGAAAAGATCAATTTCTGCTTGAAAGGAATCTCATTTCTACCCCAAATCTGCTTCATGTCAGTTGTTCTTATTCTGAACTTCCCAAGCAGTTTGGCTAACACTACTAGCCTAGATTCACTTTTTGGCAACCTTCCTCCAAACCTTATAGCTTTTGTTTTGAGTTCCTTCCAACTTTCTCTGGCAGGATGATAAATAATTAAATCGGGGGAAAAGGTTATGATAAATCCTTCTCTGATCGCTCGATTGCAAAATTCAGAATCTCCCCCAGTAAAAAGAGTCGCATTGAACCCGCCAATCTTTTGAAAAACCTGCTTCCGAACCAAAAGATTGGCCGTCACACCGAAATTCTCTTCCCGAACATAGCGCTCATTCGGAAAAGCAAAGGCTTTATCGAAATCAACAAAACTATTTCCAGCAGGACCGACTACGTCAATTTTACCTGCAAAAAGATCGAATGTACTTGAATTCAAAAGTTGAATGGCTTGGGCAATCCAAGTTGACGTAGGGCTGCAGTCAGAATCTGTAAAAAGTAGGGCTTGACCTGTAGAAAGCTCTATTCCCTTATTTCTTGCAGCGTAAGAACCTGGAGAAGACTCCTCGACCAGAATTAATTGAAACGGAGTTTGATTTAAAATTGGTACTTCTTGACTGGGATCGTTGTTCACCACAATCACCTGAAAAGAATCAAAATCAGCAGTTTGTTCAGCGAGCAAGTCAAGGCAGGTCTTCAACCTTTTCCAATCTCGAAAAACAGGAATAATTACAGATATGATCAAGATTCCTTTTTATTCAAATAGGTCTTTAACACACCAAAAAAGGCATAGTGAATGAAATAGTAACTAGCCTGAATCAAGTTTAAATGCTCAAATTCACGATAGACTCTCCATTGATACTTAGCTGCCTTAAATTTATTTCCTGAGATAGAATCTGTCCTTACTCGATATTTAGCCAATGGAATATTAAGTCCATAGGCATAGGGAACCATTTTCAAAAGTTTTAGCCACAATGCAAAATCCTGCCTTCTAGAAATATTTGGCATGTAAACTTTGCCAAGTTTTTCAGTGTCATACATGGCTGTAAGGCATCCAATCGAACAGGTTTTTAGTAACTCTTGATGAGTCACCTTTTCCGGAACCTCTTGTATTCCGATAATTTTTTCAGTTTTAAATTTTCGATATGCCGTAAACGAAAAAGCATAATCATTTTCAATCATGAATTTGAGTTGAGTTTCCAGTTTTTCTGGCTCCCATAAATCATCACTATCCAAAAAGGCAATATATCTACCCTCAGCAGCCTCTATTCCTTTATTTCTCGTAATTGCGGCACCTCGATTTTTTGAGTTTTTAAGAAGTCGAATTCTAGAATCTTGTCTTACATATTTGGCAAGAATGTCCATTCCATTGTCGGAGGATTTATCATCAATCAAAATCAACTCCCAATCCGAAAATGTCTGCCGAAGTACGGATTGAATTGTATCCTCGATATGAGAAAAGGAATTATGAACAGGGGTAATTATTGATACCAACATTAGCGTTTAATACTAGTAAGAAAGCCTTTCAAACTTTCCTGAAATGCATTAAAAATTGAAATCGATTTGGTGGGTTTTAGCCATTGCTTGATCAAAAACAAAATCCCTAAAATCAATCCTGGAGAAAATCCGTAAAGTCTTCTCACGATAGCACCTTTACTTCTAAAGTATGCTTGGTCTAGAACCTTTCCTGAGCTTTCCAAAGGATGAATTCCTACTGTAATCGGCACATACATAACGCTAAGTCCTGCTTTCAGACAATCATTCAAGA
Above is a window of Algoriphagus sanaruensis DNA encoding:
- a CDS encoding glycosyltransferase family 2 protein, producing the protein MLVSIITPVHNSFSHIEDTIQSVLRQTFSDWELILIDDKSSDNGMDILAKYVRQDSRIRLLKNSKNRGAAITRNKGIEAAEGRYIAFLDSDDLWEPEKLETQLKFMIENDYAFSFTAYRKFKTEKIIGIQEVPEKVTHQELLKTCSIGCLTAMYDTEKLGKVYMPNISRRQDFALWLKLLKMVPYAYGLNIPLAKYRVRTDSISGNKFKAAKYQWRVYREFEHLNLIQASYYFIHYAFFGVLKTYLNKKES
- a CDS encoding capsule assembly Wzi family protein, whose protein sequence is MPILEEHIRRQQLLGKLTSPYSFYLRPISWSQVDQEILDGISLDPEISKKSFELVPLPVVLSGVFNSKRPYGWGNRGLLPNVGFQTYFSTGFYARAKFLTIQFQPEFIYAQNKSFQGFGEGMPLSAVRARFFYWNNGDHPERFGADPISRFWWGQSSIKLEVGPFALGLSTENIWWGPGQFNSLIFSNNAEGFPHLKLETRRPAKTFLGTFEGQVILGRLENSMLPPSQNLDWNQRYFRKFNGDWRYLNGIHLAYQPSFLKGFTVGFSRTFQQYNRLRGNKFEDWFPIFEVFQKETFFQNGNTVIYDSKGQDQQVAISFRFFSTKGKFEVYSEFGRRDHNFNWREFLLNPEHARAYLMGFSKLIPLSEEKLLSIKGEVTHQQESVNRYIRYLGLTGNQTWHTHSLARGFVNRGESLGVGQGVGSNVQTMEVSMVDGIKKRGIVLERLANHQDFFYRAFGQNSDQRPWIDYSLGLLWDEQFDSFLIGTKVQLIQSQNYQWQEGRFSSEDFDNAPRSLALFAQVHLIYALSKN
- a CDS encoding glycosyltransferase family 2 protein; this encodes MIISVIIPVFRDWKRLKTCLDLLAEQTADFDSFQVIVVNNDPSQEVPILNQTPFQLILVEESSPGSYAARNKGIELSTGQALLFTDSDCSPTSTWIAQAIQLLNSSTFDLFAGKIDVVGPAGNSFVDFDKAFAFPNERYVREENFGVTANLLVRKQVFQKIGGFNATLFTGGDSEFCNRAIREGFIITFSPDLIIYHPARESWKELKTKAIRFGGRLPKSESRLVVLAKLLGKFRIRTTDMKQIWGRNEIPFKQKLIFSNLRIRLRWVEAMESVQVFLGKTAGRK